From Primulina tabacum isolate GXHZ01 chromosome 2, ASM2559414v2, whole genome shotgun sequence, one genomic window encodes:
- the LOC142536706 gene encoding uncharacterized protein LOC142536706, which translates to MKDEAISSTGDPLLPPRSPPPTPTPAASSAGASSPAVPINAGSTDWFDQGQNSKGGSLSRAGSQRMYTSLSTSAGGSALGSSQPSCRPWERGDLLRRLSTFKPSNWFGKPKAAGSLDCARRGWVNAGVDKIECESCGAILKFVSSATWTPSQAGGAGEEFAKKLDEGHRVTCPWIGNCCADSLVQFPPTPPSALIGGYKDRCDGLLQFTSLPVVAVSAIVRMQASRGPEIDRLMAHSLFSGSESGIKLEILLGADNSREDFFTYTRAQKLISLCGWEPRWLPNVQDCEEHSAQSDRNGYSIGPSKYRGPPRDPDRGKKALCSSSKKDNKINEMTVNKSKGVSRSPLLDCSLCGATIRIWDFRTVSRPACYVPNNIEVPETTKKMILTRGISAASGISGWVAADGTGKEHAEDPDEAETDEGKSLSNIGVDLNLTISAAVSSSRLNVAVMSNQYQDVHIGRYLLISQPSSSEVGDRAASYESHGPSSRKRNLDEGGSTVDIPPLFMQQADSIEGTVIDRDGDEVDDGKQYSAGPSKRSRGSDIIEPRMSSYTKVSYGAGPSQLFGFDLGDYAPKDEFFDLGHDQVIGNPSARDSTRVSSVIAMDTIYHSADNDSMESVENFPGDFDDIHLPSTSTAKNTDPLETSELNYSNQAQQSTCPAVVRSAGEMVVSSTNEEEVVNADTVTAQGRDGPSFGISGGSVGMGASHEAEIHGTEASVYRIDSIVADVEPVAEITDAQGQTGEFAPDPGVMGDFVPEEMDREDPHGDSQDLMSRSIGRADSGSKIIGSAKAESVESGEKTSSMRATPHQNSPHPSVSCNAILCSGFELSKEEVTQAAKITDDGGYVESGYLVASGTGPPNGESNYDEAIEFDPIKHHNYFCPWVNGNVAAAGCGSSSGSSSTAGSLALCGWQLTLDALDAFQAQGNIPVQTVESESAASMYKDDHLTPGRKLLAPQSLSKNRGKK; encoded by the exons ATGAAGGACGAGGCTATAAGCTCCACCGGTGACCCGCTGTTGCCGCCCAGATCTCCTCCCCCTACTCCGACTCCCGCCGCTAG TTCCGCTGGGGCATCATCTCCTGCTGTTCCTATCAATGCTGGAAGCACAGACTGGTTTGATCAAGGGCAGAATTCGAAAGGGGGATCCCTTTCTCGTGCAGGTTCACAGCGCATGTACACATCTTTGAGCACGAGTGCTGGTGGTTCTGCTCTTGGTTCTTCGCAGCCTTCCTGCAGGCCCTGGGAAAGGGGTGATCTACTAAGGCGCCTGTCGACATTCAAACCTTCTAATTGGTTTGGAAAGCCTAAG GCTGCCGGTTCTCTGGACTGCGCCCGAAGAGGCTGGGTGAATGCAGGAGTTGATAAAATTGAATGTGAATCTTGTGGTGCAATTTTGAAGTTTGTTTCATCAGCAACCTGGACTCCTTCTCAAG CTGGTGGTGCTGGGGAAGAATTTGCCAAGAAACTTGATGAAGGGCATAGAGTTACTTGTCCATGGATAGGAAACTGCTGTGCAGATAGTTTAGTGCAATTCCCGCCAACTCCACCATCAGCACTTATTGGTGGTTACAAGGACCGTTGTGATGGATTACTCCAGTTTACCTCACTTCCGGTTGTGGCTGTATCTGCGATTGTGCGAATGCAGGCATCAAGGGGCCCGGAAATTGATCGTTTAATGGCTCACTCCCTGTTTTCAGGCAGTGAATCTGGCATTAAGTTGGAGATTTTATTAGGAGCTGACAACTCCAGAGAAGATTTTTTCACATACACTCGA GCTCAGAAGTTGATAAGCCTGTGTGGATGGGAACCGAGGTGGCTTCCAAATGTTCAGGATTGTGAAGAACATTCTGCTCAGTCAGACAGAAATGGATACTCAATTGGTCCATCAAAATATCGCGGTCCTCCTCGCGATCCTGACCGTGGAAAAAAAGCATTATGTTCTTCCTCTAAAAAGGATAACAAAATAAATGAAATGACTGTTAACAAGTCTAAAGGTGTATCAAGATCCCCTTTGTTGGATTGTAGCTTATGTGGTGCAACAATTAGAATCTGGGACTTCCGCACTGTCTCACGCCCTGCTTGTTATGTTCCCAATAATATTGAGGTTCCTGAAACCACCAAGAAGATGATACTGACGCGTGGAATAAGTGCAGCAAGTGGCATTAGTGGATGGGTTGCTGCAGATGGTACCGGAAAAGAGCATGCAGAGGACCCTGAtgaggctgaaactgatgaaGGAAAATCATTGTCAAATATCGGAGTAGATCTGAATCTCACTATATCAGCTGCGGTGTCATCTTCACGGTTGAACGTGGCCGTTATGTCTAATCAATACCAAGATGTGCATATAGGCAGATATTTATTGATCAGTCAGCCCTCTAGCAGTGAGGTTGGAGATCGTGCTGCCTCATATGAATCACATGGTCCCAGTTCTCGCAAGCGGAACTTAGATGAAGGTGGTAGCACAGTTGACATTCCACCATTATTTATGCAACAGGCAGATAGCATCGAAGGGACTGTCATTGACCGTGATGGTGATGAAGTCGATGATGGTAAACAGTACTCTGCTGGCCCTTCAAAGCGTTCTCGTGGCTCCGATATCATTGAGCCCCGCATGTCATCATACACAAAAGTTTCCTATGGTGCTGGTCCTAGCCAGTTGTTTGGTTTTGATTTAGGTGATTATGCTCCTAAAGATGAATTTTTTGACCTTGGACACGATCAGGTAATTGGTAATCCATCCGCTAGAGATTCAACACGTGTCTCCTCTGTTATTGCTATGGACACTATCTATCACAGTGCAGATAATGATTCTATGGAAAGTGTTGAAAACTTTCCAGGAGACTTTGACGACATACATTTGCCTTCTACATCTACGGCCAAGAACACAGATCCCCTTGAGACATCTGAATTGAACTATAGTAATCAAGCACAGCAGAGTACTTGCCCAGCTGTTGTAAGAAGTGCTGGTGAAATGGTTGTTAGCAGCACAAACGAAGAAGAAGTCGTGAATGCAGATACTGTTACTGCACAAGGGAGAGATGGTCCCAGCTTTGGAATTAGTGGAGGAAGTGTTGGAATGGGTGCTAGCCATGAAGCTGAAATTCATGGAACTGAAGCTTCTGTCTATCGAATTGATAGCATTGTTGCTGATGTAGAACCTGTTGCTGAGATAACAGATGCCCAGGGTCAGACAGGGGAATTTGCTCCAGATCCTGGGGTAATGGGTGATTTTGTACCTGAGGAAATGGATCGCGAGGATCCTCATGGTGATAGTCAGGATCTGATGTCTCGATCTATAGGAAGGGCGGATAGTGGCTCCAAAATCATTGGCTCGGCCAAGGCAGAATCTGTTGAGAGTGGTGAAAAGACCAGTAGCATGAGGGCCACTCCCCATCAGAACAGTCCCCATCCTTCTGTTTCTTGCAATGCCATTTTATGCTCTGGGTTTGAATTATCCAAGGAAGAAGTTACCCAGGCTGCCAAAATAACTGATGATGGCGGATATGTTGAATCTGGCTATTTGGTTGCAAGTGGGACGG GGCCTCCCAATGGCGAAAGTAACTATGATGAAGCCATTGAATTCGATCCAATTAAGCATCATAATTACTTCTGTCCTTGGGTGAACGGTAATGTTGCAGCAGCAGGGTGTGGTAGCAGTAGCGGCTCTAGTTCCACTGCTGGTTCTTTAGCGCTTTGTGGTTGGCAGCTGACTTTAGACGCTTTGGATGCTTTCCAAGCACAAGGAAACATTCCTGTCCAAACAGTGGAGTCAGAATCAGCCGCTTCCATGTATAAg GATGACCATCTAACTCCTGGTCGGAAACTCTTGGCTCCCCAGTCTCTCAGCAAGAACCGTGGCAAAAAATGA
- the LOC142536707 gene encoding CASP-like protein 2A1 translates to MDNKASAVSSGSNAVEMGRGAADESGSAAMRTTETLLRILPMALCIASLVIMLKNSHTNEYGTLSYSDFGSFKYLVHASGICAGYSLLSAVAAAMPRPSTMSWAWTFFLLDQLFTYIILAAGAVSAEVVYLAYKGDVDLTWSEACGTYDGFCRKATASVAITFSATLCYVGVSLISSYRLFTKYEAPLAYTQ, encoded by the exons ATGGATAACAAAGCTAGTGCAGTTTCCTCGGGCTCGAATGCGGTGGAAATGGGTCGAGGTGCAGCGGATGAAAGTGGAAGTGCCGCCATGCGCACGACGGAGACGCTGCTGAGGATTCTGCCGATGGCCCTCTGCATAGCGTCGCTTGTAATAATGCTCAAGAATTCTCATACTAATGAATATGGCACCTTGTCTTATTCTGATTTTGGATCTTTCAA ATATTTAGTGCATGCGAGTGGGATTTGTGCCGGCTACTCCTTGCTGTCGGCTGTCGCGGCGGCGATGCCCCGCCCGTCCACAATGTCCTGGGCTTGGACCTTCTTTCTCCTCGACCAG CTgttcacgtacattatactagcAGCCGGAGCCGTATCTGCGGAGGTGGTGTACTTGGCATATAAAGGCGATGTAGACCTAACATGGAGTGAAGCTTGTGGCACGTACGATGGTTTCTGCCGGAAGGCCACCGCATCGGTAGCCATCACATTTTCCGCCACGCTTTGTTATGTAGGGGTCTCACTGATTTCCTCCTACAGGCTCTTCACCAAATATGAAGCACCCCTTGCTTATACACAGTAA
- the LOC142536705 gene encoding LOW QUALITY PROTEIN: translation initiation factor IF-2, chloroplastic-like (The sequence of the model RefSeq protein was modified relative to this genomic sequence to represent the inferred CDS: deleted 1 base in 1 codon): MTCLASLTNLGSVNVKSFGSFDGSVCLVSRLSFPRNLCSCKRFWIGKRWRYAGVCRFSLTTNYVAEQGTSVSLDSTYEDGKDNGNETFLRAAPRPVLKSGIEPLQSVAWDEPRLREGLGNKNVNDNERSKMIESLGEVLEKAEKLETGKMADTPMNNQSKNEISKQKNGKMVNEMDKYKTVKSVWRKGNPVTNVQKVVKEPPKQEPKIIGGGEVTGSQSFSPPRVPQPPQKVQPKLQAKPSVAPPPFLKKPVVLKDVNAAAKSPVSDESDAGMKMKERKPILIDKFAAKKTVVDPVIAQAVLAPPKPGKSPVPGKFKDEFRKKSGREGSRRRMVNDDNEILDEDASELNVSIPGAATLRKGRKWSKASRKAARLRAAQDAAPVKVEMMEVGEDGMLVEELAYNLVVSEGEILGYFYSKGIKPDGVQKLSKDMVKMVCREYEVEVIDATPVRVEDMAKKKEIFDEDDIDNLKDRPPVLTIMGHVDHGKTTLLDYIRKSKVAASEAGGITQGIGAYKVQVPIDGKPQTCVFLDTPGHEAFGAMRARGARVTDIAIIVVAADDGIRPQTSEAVAHAKAAGVPIVVAINKIDKDGANPDRVLQELSSIGLMPEEWGGDVPMVKISALKGENVDDLLETVVLVAELQDLKANPDRSAKGTVIEAGLDKSKGPVATFIVQNGTLRRGDTVVCGEAFGKVRAIFDDQGKKVDEAGPSIPVQVLGLGNVPLAGDEFEVVASLDIAREKAELRAEYLRTERMTEKAGDGKVTLSSLASALSSGKNAGLDLHQLNIILKVDVQGSIEAVKQALQVLPQENITLKFLLQATGDVSTSDVDLAVASKAIIFGFNVKTPGSVKSYADNKSVEIRLYKVIYELIDDVRNAMEGLLDLVEEQVPIGSAEIRQVFSSGSGRVAGCMVTEGKLVKDCGIRVRRKGKEVHVGVLGSLRRVKEIVKEVNAGLECGIGSDEFDDWEEGDLVEAFTTVQKKRTLEEASATMSAALEQL, translated from the exons ATGACTTGTTTAGCTTCCCTGACGAATTTGGGAAGCGTGAATGTGAAGTCTTTTGGTAGTTTTGATGGTTCTGTTTGTCTAGTTAGCAGGTTATCTTTTCCCAGGAACCTTTGTAGTTGTAAAAGGTTTTGGATTGGTAAGAGATGGAGGTATGCTGGTGTTTGTAGATTTTCTTTAACTACTAATTACGTTGCAGAACAAGGTACTTCGGTTTCTCTTGATTCCACGTACGAAGATGGTAAAGACAATGGCAATGAGACATTTCTTAGGGCAGCCCCCAGGCCGGTTCTAAAATCGGGAATTGAACCCCTCCAGAGTGTGGCTTGGGATGAGCCCAGACTTCGAGAAGGTTTAGGCAATAAAAATGTGAATGACAATGAGAGAAGTAAGATGATCGAGTCACTAGGGGAGGTGTTGGAGAAGGCAGAAAAGCTAGAGACTGGCAAGATGGCGGATACGCCAATGAATAATCAGTCAAAGAATGAAATATCCAAGCAAAAAAACGGCAAAATGGTTAATGAGATGGACAAGTATAAGACTGTGAAGAGCGTTTGGAGGAAGGGTAATCCAGTGACAAATGTGCAAAAAGTTGTGAAGGAACCTCCGAAACAGGAACCTAAAATAATAGGTGGAGGAGAGGTGACTGGATCTCAGTCTTTTTCTCCACCTAGGGTCCCCCAGCCTCCTCAGAAAGTTCAGCCAAAGTTACAGGCAAAACCCTCTGTAGCTCCCCCGCCTTTTCTCAAGAAACCCGTTGTCTTGAAGGATGTTAACGCAGCTGCCAAGTCTCCTGTTTCTGATGAGTCTGATGCAGGCATGAAGATGAAAGAGCGCAAACCAATTTTAATAGACAAATTTGCGGCTAAGAAAACTGTGGTTGATCCTGTGATTGCTCAAGCTGTTTTAGCCCCTCCAAAGCCAGGGAAGAGCCCTGTACCTGGAAAATTTAAGGatgaatttcgaaaaaaaagTGGCAGGGAAGGGTCTCGAAGACGCATGGTTAATGATGACAATGAAATTCTTGACGAGGATGCATCAGAACTCAATGTTTCCATTCCTGGGGCTGCCACTTTGAGAAAAGGAAGAAAATGGAGTAAAGCAAGCCGAAAAGCTGCTAGACTCCGAGCAGCCCAAGACGCTGCTCCTGTTAAAGTAGAAATGATGGAAGTTGGTGAAGATGGCATGTTGGTCGAAGAGTTGGCCTACAACTTGGTCGTCAGTGAAGGTGAAATTCTTGGGTATTTCTACTCCAAAGGAATTAAACCTGATGGTGTTCAGAAGCTGAGCAAAGACATGGTGAAGATGGTATGCAGAGAATATGAGGTGGAAGTCATTGATGCTACCCCTGTGAGGGTGGAAGACATGGCAAAAAAGAAAGAGATTTTTGATGAAGATGACATTGACAACTTAAAAGATAGACCTCCTGTTTTGACCATAATGGGTCATGTTGATCATGGAAAG ACGACGCTTTTGGATTACATACGGAAGAGCAAG GTGGCAGCATCTGAAGCTGGTGGGATAACACAAGGAATTGGGGCTTATAAGGTTCAAGTACCTATAGATGGCAAGCCACAAACATGTGTTTTTCTTGATACTCCTGGACACGAG GCATTTGGGGCAATGAGAGCTCGTGGAGCCAGAGTGACAGACATTGCCATCATTGTAGTGGCAGCTGATGATGGAATCCGACCTCAAACAAGTGAGGCTGTTGCCCATGCCAAAGCGGCTGGGGTGCCAATTGTGGTAGCTATAAACAAG ATAGATAAGGATGGAGCTAACCCAGATCGAGTTCTACAAGAACTTTCTTCCATTGGTTTGATGCCTGAAGAGTGGGGTGGCGACGTACCAATGGTCAAG ATAAGTGCTCTTAAGGGAGAGAATGTAGATGATTTACTGGAAACTGTCGTGCTTGTTGCTGAG TTGCAAGACCTGAAGGCTAATCCAGATAGGAGTGCTAAAGGAACAGTGATTGAAGCAGGTCTTGATAAATCCAAGGGACCTGTGGCTACCTTTATTGTGCAAAATGGGACTCTCAGAAGAGGAGATACAGTAGTTTGTGGTGAAGCGTTTGGAAAG GTGCGGGCAATATTTGATGATCAGGGGAAAAAGGTAGATGAAGCTGGTCCTTCTATTCCAGTACAG GTTCTTGGATTGGGCAATGTTCCTTTAGCTGGTGATGAGTTTGAGGTCGTTGCATCTCTTGATATTGCTCGAGAAAAGGCAGAGTTACGAGCGGAGTATTTGCGAACTGAACGTATGACAGAAAAAGCTGGAGATGGGAAAGTCACGCTTTCTTCTTTGGCATCAGCT CTTTCATCAGGGAAGAATGCTGGATTAGATCTGCACCAACTCAATATAATATTGAAGGTTGATGTTCAG GGATCCATTGAGGCCGTAAAGCAAGCTTTGCAAGTGCTTCCTCAAGAAAACATCACTTTGAAGTTCCTGCTGCAAGCTACTGGGGATGTGAGCACCAGTGATGTTGATTTGGCGGTGGCGAGCAAAGCTATTATTTTTGGCTTCAATGTCAAAACACCTGGTTCAGTGAAGAGTTACGCAGATAACAAAAGTGTTGAAATCCGTCTTTATAAAGTTATATATGAACTTATTGATGACGTGCGCAATGCAATGGAGGGGCTTCTGGATCTTGTTGAG GAGCAAGTACCGATTGGTTCAGCAGAGATAAGGCAAGTATTTAGTAGTGGCAGTGGCCGTGTCGCTGGATGCATGGTGACGGAGGGAAAACTAGTGAAAGATTGTGGGATTCGTGTACGAAGAAAAGGCAAAGAAGTTCATGTTGGTGTCCTAGGTTCCTTGAGACGGGTCAAGGAGATAGTAAAAGAG GTAAATGCTGGACTTGAATGCGGTATTGGAAGTGATGAGTTCGATGATTGGGAGGAGGGTGATCTTGTCGAGGCATTTACCACCGTGCAAAAGAAAAGAACACTGGAAGAGGCGTCTGCCACAATGTCAGCTGCACTCGAACAACTGTGA